One stretch of Nocardia mangyaensis DNA includes these proteins:
- the tsaB gene encoding tRNA (adenosine(37)-N6)-threonylcarbamoyltransferase complex dimerization subunit type 1 TsaB has protein sequence MLVLAVDTATPAVTAGLVHLSPAADADTRPAVATLAARVKVDARAHAEVLTPQILECLTEAGVSRGELDAVVVGIGPGPFTGLRVGMATAAAFGDALGLPVYGVCSLDAIAADAASEQRDPGELLVVTDARRREVYWAKYLNGARVAGPEVNAPVDVPVGDAAAIAGSAAHVDYYDLPVLPNETPSPAGLVAVAAPALLAGIVPEALVPLYLRRPDAVENSFRTLDRTGA, from the coding sequence ATGCTCGTACTAGCAGTCGACACCGCGACACCCGCCGTTACAGCGGGATTGGTGCACCTGTCACCTGCCGCCGACGCGGACACCCGGCCCGCCGTGGCGACGCTGGCCGCCCGCGTGAAGGTCGACGCCCGCGCCCACGCCGAAGTCCTCACTCCGCAGATCCTGGAATGCCTGACCGAAGCCGGGGTGAGCCGGGGTGAGTTGGACGCGGTCGTGGTCGGGATCGGGCCAGGCCCGTTCACCGGGCTGCGCGTTGGGATGGCCACCGCCGCCGCTTTCGGTGACGCGCTCGGCCTGCCGGTGTACGGGGTGTGCAGTCTGGACGCCATCGCCGCCGATGCCGCGAGCGAGCAGCGCGATCCCGGCGAACTGCTGGTCGTCACCGACGCGCGCAGGCGCGAGGTGTACTGGGCGAAGTACCTGAACGGCGCGCGGGTGGCCGGCCCCGAGGTGAACGCCCCGGTCGATGTCCCGGTGGGCGATGCCGCCGCCATCGCCGGATCGGCCGCGCACGTGGACTACTACGACCTCCCGGTCCTGCCCAACGAGACGCCGTCGCCCGCTGGACTGGTGGCCGTCGCCGCGCCCGCGCTGCTGGCCGGGATCGTGCCCGAGGCACTGGTGCCGCTGTATCTGCGTCGACCCGATGCCGTCGAGAACAGCTTCCGCACCCTCGACCGGACCGGGGCGTGA
- the tsaE gene encoding tRNA (adenosine(37)-N6)-threonylcarbamoyltransferase complex ATPase subunit type 1 TsaE, whose amino-acid sequence MADPQQRTLDTVEDTEAFGRELAATLRPGDLVVLDGPLGAGKTALTRGIAAGLGVIGRVSSPTFIIARAHRAGTRPDGAPGVAMVHVDAYRLAGDLDELDSLDLDTDLQHAVVVVEWGKGVVEHLAERHLRVQLAREPESDVRTAIWEWIE is encoded by the coding sequence GTGGCTGACCCGCAGCAGCGCACGCTCGACACCGTCGAGGACACCGAGGCCTTCGGCCGCGAACTGGCCGCCACTCTCCGACCGGGGGACCTGGTGGTCCTCGACGGACCCCTCGGTGCCGGGAAGACCGCGCTGACCAGGGGGATCGCGGCGGGACTCGGAGTCATCGGCCGGGTCAGCTCGCCGACGTTCATCATCGCGCGGGCGCACCGGGCGGGCACGCGCCCGGACGGCGCGCCGGGCGTGGCGATGGTGCACGTCGACGCCTACCGGCTCGCCGGGGATCTCGACGAACTCGACTCCCTCGACCTCGACACCGATCTGCAGCACGCGGTGGTCGTCGTGGAGTGGGGCAAGGGGGTTGTCGAACACCTCGCCGAGCGACACCTGCGTGTGCAACTCGCCCGGGAACCGGAATCCGATGTGCGCACGGCGATCTGGGAATGGATCGAATAA
- a CDS encoding NAD(P)H-hydrate dehydratase, which translates to MSDRRGYFTADEVRSAEAELFTRVPAGMPMRRAAYGLATIVAEELRALTGGVAGRTVGLLVGSGDNGGDALWAGALLRRRGVAVHAVLSNPERAHREGLAALRAAGGRVVERFEHPDLVIDGIVGISGRGPLRPAAAEIVAALDVPIVAADLPSGVDPDTGAVDGPAVRATVTVAFGAYKPVHALAVPHCGRIVLVPIGLSLPEPRLAQLDPAGIGARWPVPGPDDDKYSQGVTGVCAGSAKYPGAGVLSAGAAVAATSGMVRYVGSDAEVLAKFPEVIASQTVSETGRVQAWVFGPGAGTDADARDRLAQLLATDLPVLVDADGLTLLAAEPALVRDRSAVTVLTPHAGEFARLTGAAPGADRVASVRALAERWGVTVLLKGRATIIAAPGQTTLVNDAGGSWASTAGAGDVLAGILGALLAAGRPAAWSAAAAARVHALAANLAAHADAPAAAPISASPLLAHVRPAVRVLRALGDQG; encoded by the coding sequence ATGTCGGATCGGCGTGGCTATTTCACCGCCGACGAGGTGCGGTCGGCGGAGGCGGAACTGTTCACCCGCGTGCCTGCGGGGATGCCGATGCGGCGGGCCGCGTACGGGCTGGCCACGATCGTTGCCGAGGAATTGCGCGCGCTGACCGGGGGGGTGGCGGGTCGGACGGTGGGGTTGCTGGTCGGGTCGGGTGACAACGGGGGTGACGCGCTCTGGGCGGGGGCGTTGCTGCGTCGGCGCGGGGTGGCGGTGCACGCGGTGTTGTCGAATCCCGAACGCGCGCACCGGGAAGGGCTCGCGGCCCTGCGCGCGGCCGGTGGGCGCGTGGTCGAGCGGTTCGAGCACCCGGATCTGGTGATCGACGGGATCGTCGGTATCTCCGGCCGCGGACCGCTGCGACCGGCGGCGGCGGAAATCGTTGCCGCGCTGGATGTGCCGATCGTCGCCGCCGACCTGCCCAGTGGTGTCGACCCCGATACCGGCGCCGTCGACGGCCCCGCGGTGCGGGCCACGGTGACGGTGGCCTTCGGTGCGTACAAGCCGGTGCACGCACTGGCCGTGCCGCACTGTGGACGAATCGTGTTGGTGCCGATCGGGTTGTCGTTGCCGGAGCCGCGGTTGGCGCAGCTCGATCCGGCGGGAATCGGTGCGCGCTGGCCGGTTCCGGGGCCGGATGACGACAAGTACAGCCAGGGGGTGACGGGCGTGTGCGCGGGCAGCGCGAAGTATCCGGGGGCGGGAGTGCTGAGCGCGGGTGCCGCGGTGGCGGCGACCTCGGGAATGGTGCGGTATGTCGGCAGCGATGCCGAGGTCCTGGCGAAGTTCCCGGAAGTGATCGCCAGCCAGACCGTTTCGGAGACCGGTCGGGTGCAGGCCTGGGTGTTCGGGCCGGGCGCCGGTACCGACGCCGACGCCAGGGATCGGCTGGCCCAGCTCCTGGCCACCGATCTGCCGGTGCTCGTCGATGCCGACGGGCTCACGCTGCTGGCCGCCGAACCGGCGCTGGTGCGCGACCGGTCCGCGGTGACGGTGCTGACTCCCCACGCTGGAGAGTTCGCTCGTCTCACCGGCGCCGCACCAGGTGCCGACCGGGTGGCCTCGGTGCGCGCGCTGGCCGAGCGGTGGGGGGTGACGGTGCTGCTCAAGGGACGCGCGACGATCATCGCCGCGCCGGGGCAGACGACCCTGGTCAACGACGCGGGCGGCTCATGGGCCTCGACCGCGGGGGCAGGGGATGTGCTCGCCGGGATTCTCGGGGCACTGCTCGCAGCCGGTCGGCCCGCGGCGTGGTCGGCCGCGGCCGCTGCCAGAGTGCACGCGTTGGCGGCGAACCTGGCCGCCCACGCGGACGCGCCTGCCGCCGCGCCCATCTCGGCGTCGCCCTTGCTGGCGCATGTTCGCCCTGCCGTGCGGGTACTCCGTGCCCTGGGAGACCAAGGCTGA
- a CDS encoding alpha/beta fold hydrolase, protein MTRRTVIRRGGLATAGVLGALAVAHTLRRIGARVLWPAERDEFRDENFALIDEDEPGVVLADDGVSLATRTFGDDTAEVTILFVHGFCNSMESFHFQRRDLARQWGTRVRMVFFDLRGHGRSGTPSTDSCTVDQLGRDVAAVLRECAPSGPVVLVGHSLGGMAVLAAAARFPELFATRVVAVGLLCTAAAEVTATGVLQLLRHPAIDGFRVAVRTAPALVQLSRSASKQLVTPVLHVTSFHGQVSPTLSRFTTMMIDRTPVATIEKFLKAIELHDESAALPVLADLPVLVLGGAHDVVIPFGNSRALAEELPGAELVRVGPGAHMPHLQFPEVTLAALDRLLAGAGITAVGDEEAVGG, encoded by the coding sequence ATGACCCGGCGCACGGTGATCCGGCGCGGCGGGTTGGCGACCGCGGGGGTCCTCGGCGCGCTGGCCGTGGCGCACACGCTGCGCCGCATCGGCGCGCGTGTGCTGTGGCCCGCCGAACGCGACGAGTTCCGTGACGAGAACTTCGCCTTGATCGATGAGGACGAACCGGGCGTGGTGCTCGCCGACGACGGTGTGTCCCTGGCCACCAGGACCTTCGGCGACGACACCGCCGAGGTCACCATCCTCTTCGTGCACGGCTTCTGCAACAGCATGGAGTCGTTCCACTTCCAGCGCCGCGACCTGGCCCGGCAGTGGGGTACCAGGGTGCGGATGGTGTTCTTCGATCTGCGCGGGCACGGCCGCTCCGGTACGCCGAGTACCGACAGCTGCACCGTCGACCAGCTCGGCCGCGATGTGGCCGCCGTGCTGCGCGAGTGCGCGCCGAGCGGTCCGGTGGTGCTGGTCGGGCATTCGCTGGGCGGGATGGCGGTGCTCGCGGCGGCCGCGCGGTTCCCCGAACTGTTCGCCACCAGGGTGGTCGCGGTCGGGCTGCTGTGTACCGCCGCGGCCGAGGTGACCGCGACGGGGGTACTGCAGCTGCTTCGGCATCCGGCGATCGACGGGTTCCGGGTGGCGGTGCGGACCGCGCCCGCCCTGGTGCAGCTCAGCCGGAGCGCGAGCAAGCAGCTGGTGACGCCGGTGCTGCATGTCACCTCGTTTCACGGCCAGGTGAGTCCGACGCTGTCACGGTTCACCACGATGATGATCGACCGCACTCCGGTCGCGACCATCGAGAAGTTCCTCAAAGCGATTGAACTGCACGACGAGTCGGCCGCGCTGCCGGTGCTGGCCGATCTGCCGGTGCTGGTGCTCGGCGGTGCGCACGACGTGGTGATCCCGTTCGGCAACTCCCGCGCGCTGGCCGAGGAACTGCCCGGCGCCGAGCTGGTCCGGGTGGGTCCGGGCGCGCACATGCCGCACCTGCAGTTCCCCGAGGTGACCCTCGCGGCGCTCGACCGGCTGCTGGCCGGTGCGGGCATCACCGCCGTCGGCGACGAGGAGGCCGTCGGTGGCTGA
- the rimI gene encoding ribosomal protein S18-alanine N-acetyltransferase, with product MTPFDIDRCVELEHLLFPEDDPWQAVSFRSELAGTHNRYITARDERGGMVGYAGIALLGDAAHPEAEVHTIGVDPDCHRGGIGTLLLEALLATAAERGGPVFLEVRTDNAPAIALYAKHGFHIIGLRKNYYHPSGADAYTMRRPELTVAADEWAARGRQDEVLS from the coding sequence ATGACGCCGTTCGACATCGACCGCTGCGTCGAACTCGAGCACCTGCTGTTCCCCGAGGACGATCCCTGGCAGGCGGTGTCGTTCCGGTCGGAGCTGGCGGGCACGCACAACCGCTACATCACCGCGCGCGACGAGCGCGGCGGCATGGTCGGCTACGCGGGCATCGCGCTGCTCGGTGACGCCGCCCACCCCGAGGCCGAGGTGCACACCATCGGCGTCGACCCGGACTGCCATCGCGGCGGCATCGGCACCCTGCTGCTCGAGGCACTGCTCGCGACCGCGGCCGAACGCGGCGGCCCGGTGTTCCTCGAGGTCCGCACCGACAACGCGCCCGCCATCGCGCTCTACGCCAAGCACGGGTTCCACATCATCGGGCTGCGCAAGAACTACTACCACCCCAGTGGCGCCGACGCGTACACCATGCGTCGCCCCGAACTCACCGTCGCGGCCGACGAATGGGCCGCGCGCGGCAGGCAGGACGAGGTGCTGTCGTGA
- the alr gene encoding alanine racemase, with protein MGSVNAQVETVIDLDAIAHNVRVLREYAQGAAVMVVVKADGYNHGAVEVARAALGAGAAELGVTTVAEALSLRAAGITAPILCWLNILDADYAAAIAADVEIGVSSLAQLRAVERAAAVTGRTATVTLKVDTGLNRNGVSTAEYPQVLTALRALVDARVVRFRAIFSHLAHADEPGHPVLDRQRERFVEAIAQAKEHGLEPELVHLSNSAATLTRPDLHFDLVRPGIAVYGLSPIPELGDFGLRPAMTLQAEVTLVKRVAAGEGVSYGHRWIAPRDTTVALIPAGYADGVFRSLSGRFDVWLGGGRHRNVGRVCMDQFMVDLGDNPGGVRAGDRAVLFGGGAGHPHALDWARLLDTIDYEIVCSPRGRASRRYVGTGR; from the coding sequence ATCGGGAGCGTGAATGCGCAAGTGGAGACTGTCATCGATCTGGATGCCATCGCCCACAACGTGCGGGTGCTGCGTGAGTACGCGCAGGGTGCTGCCGTGATGGTGGTGGTGAAGGCCGACGGTTACAACCACGGCGCGGTCGAGGTGGCGCGCGCCGCGCTGGGGGCGGGGGCGGCCGAGTTGGGGGTCACCACCGTTGCCGAGGCGCTGAGCTTGCGGGCGGCGGGGATCACCGCGCCGATTCTGTGCTGGCTCAACATCCTCGATGCCGACTACGCGGCCGCCATCGCCGCCGATGTCGAGATCGGGGTGTCCTCGCTGGCGCAATTGCGGGCGGTGGAGCGGGCGGCGGCGGTCACCGGGCGTACCGCGACGGTGACGCTCAAGGTCGACACCGGGCTCAATCGCAACGGGGTGTCGACCGCGGAGTATCCACAGGTCCTCACCGCTCTACGGGCCCTGGTCGACGCGCGGGTGGTGCGGTTCCGGGCGATCTTCTCCCATCTCGCGCATGCCGACGAACCGGGCCATCCGGTGCTGGACCGGCAGCGCGAGCGCTTCGTCGAGGCGATCGCGCAGGCCAAGGAGCACGGACTCGAACCCGAACTGGTGCATCTGTCGAACTCGGCGGCCACGCTGACCAGGCCCGACCTGCACTTCGACCTCGTCCGCCCCGGCATCGCGGTCTACGGGCTCTCGCCGATTCCCGAGCTCGGCGATTTCGGGTTGCGGCCCGCGATGACGCTGCAGGCCGAGGTGACCCTGGTGAAGCGGGTGGCCGCGGGGGAAGGCGTGTCCTATGGGCATCGCTGGATCGCCCCGCGCGACACCACCGTCGCGTTGATCCCGGCGGGCTATGCCGACGGTGTATTCCGCTCGCTGAGTGGGCGTTTCGATGTCTGGTTGGGCGGGGGTCGGCACCGTAATGTCGGTCGGGTGTGCATGGACCAGTTCATGGTTGACCTCGGCGACAACCCGGGCGGCGTGCGAGCGGGTGACCGGGCGGTGCTGTTCGGGGGTGGCGCCGGGCACCCGCACGCACTCGATTGGGCCAGGCTGCTGGACACGATCGACTACGAGATCGTGTGCTCGCCGCGGGGCCGGGCCTCGCGCCGCTACGTGGGCACCGGCCGATGA